A part of Neodiprion pinetum isolate iyNeoPine1 chromosome 4, iyNeoPine1.2, whole genome shotgun sequence genomic DNA contains:
- the LOC124216386 gene encoding polycomb group protein Psc yields the protein MAVADGTRKPLVKDLHDHIVCPLCRGYLIDATTLVECLHSFCRGCIVRRLGSGARACPVCGALTLPPLLPDLALQHLVYLAVPGLYRSELERRRHFRLVNPQCPPPAPPLGGLTLTLDDAVSLSLCEIVNTDDVVAAAEEPRRRRRRPRPTTENGNDVGELVHEYADEENSNGRGQIRYLKCPAGVTVRHLVRLLALKRGWGDAEAKLPLKRIEMLYEYPKVQPSLPDKNYTGKPDMRPLELSWTLLDLACIFKWDKETPMKLYYRVVQRSEETILQQQSGLPISLSSYNNTANNNNSTIGNNSNVMENVQRPPTPPPSPKQSSNPEMRTSVQPQPAQLSNTSKPRCKPTIKSLEILKPVSGVVRKVSEERTESEILVENTEETAPAVVAKSLNPISVELPAPPQQQQQQLISSCGVQETVAQSVDANGSPVPSGETNGVKIKKPRCKVTPVMRAPGLQGSCSAAGTVNSGGTESNKSGRKLPRLEHHKRRKRRNKRLIAEITTTPREDLLKLKVRLTPCPPRVTSSSGSAKEKLLQMRAVRREKIKTGTERPQTPPPSLPLTPPPSASIDGSPILLGTATTNNEETVVAEQPRIAKDSVANAASGGDPLPAHLQEETIEQIIDGIPDEVVRVAQIMNKSSGVKPIAAASPIEDQKKCSGVQVITVEDEVQEVQESKQHKKKDVQETAKKKSIFKVEDRDQREGVESATSVVGVCEKPEEKPKDEEVLRRLGLVAISEASKTLQDKIRNSQSSGGGGGAGGGIDYHRESLERQLRESKANRVRSLLAEKQMRDALKSIMSKSKPGGLQAGSSNGPKKGPPPLAPLTLKQGFSVPPKSAHPVQTKVNPHHVGLISSSARSRGAGSKIEKPLDLSSGANNALDLSPTPSCSNPVITSTTYSTSPAAPPTASKPTPTTTARGVVGADKSPERDVKKNQDLNLRTLSDAAVSLLRTSPTQASAAPCNPTLDHQVQRVTAANNSTNVQSSGNKVALRIPQPHQRISGFGNGMKIKPNLAVRHIPNPQAFVASQYNRNQRTSTGFFTAQQQPP from the exons TTTGCAGGGGTTGCATCGTTCGCCGTCTTGGTAGCGGTGCTCGGGCCTGTCCGGTCTGCGGCGCGCTGACGCTTCCGCCTCTGTTGCCGGACCTGGCCCTGCAGCATCTCGTCTACTTGGCCGTGCCGGGACTCTACCGCTCGGAATTGGAGAGAAGACGTCACTTCCGCTTGGTGAATCCCCAGTGTCCGCCGCCCGCCCCGCCCCTCGGCGGCCTAACGTTGACCCTCGACGACGCGGTGAGTCTAAGCCTCTGCGAGATTGTGAACACGGACGACGTCGTCGCGGCTGCGGAGGAACCGCGCCGGCGACGGCGACGCCCGCGGCCAACGACGGAAAACGGCAACGACGTCGGCGAGCTGGTGCATGAATACGCCGATGAGGAGAATTCGAATGGCAGGGGACAAATCAGGTACCTCAAATGTCCCGCCGGCGTCACCGTCAGACATTTGGTCAGACTTTTGGCCCTAAAACGTGGGTGGGGCGATGCCGAGGCTAAATTACCCCTCAAGAGGATCGAGAtgttgtacgaatatcctAAAGTCCAACCCTCGCTTCCCGACAAGAATTATACCGGTAAGCCGGATATGCGACCCCTCGAACTTTCCTGGACTCTACTCGACCTCGCGTGCATCTTCAAGTGGGACAAG GAAACCCCAATGAAGTTGTACTACCGGGTAGTACAGCGATCGGAAGAAACGATACTCCAGCAGCAGTCAGGGTTACCGATATCACTAAGTTCCTATAACAACACTGCCAACAACAATAACAGTACAATTGGAAACAATTCAAACGTGATGGAAAACGTCCAAAGACCGCCAACCCCACCGCCAAGTCCAAAGCAATCGTCTAATCCGGAAATGAGAACGTCGGTGCAGCCACAACCCGCACAGTTATCGAATACGTCGAAGCCAAGGTGCAAACCGACGATAAAAAGTCTCGAAATATTAAAACCGGTAAGCGGTGTGGTGAGAAAAGTCAGCGAAGAACGAACGGAGTCTGAAATCCTTGTGGAAAATACGGAAGAAACGGCTCCCGCAGTCGTGGCAAAGTCCTTAAATCCGATTTCGGTCGAGCTGCCCGCGCcgccgcagcagcagcagcagcaattGATAAGCAGCTGCGGCGTGCAGGAAACGGTCGCCCAATCGGTGGACGCGAACGGGTCTCCGGTGCCGAGTGGCGAGACGAACGGTGTAAAGATAAAAAAGCCGCGTTGCAAAGTTACGCCGGTGATGCGAGCCCCGGGACTCCAGGGAAGCTGCAGCGCCGCGGGTACGGTAAATTCTGGGGGAACGGAGAGCAACAAGAGCGGAAGAAAGTTGCCGAGGCTGGAGCACCACAAGCGGCGGAAACGACGGAACAAAAGATTGATAGCCGAAATAACGACGACGCCGAGGGAAGACCTGCTCAAACTGAAAGTCCGACTGACTCCGTGCCCGCCTAGGGTCACATCCAGCTCCGGAAGCGCCAAGGAGAAGCTGCTGCAGATGAGAGCCGTACGCAGAGAGAAAATCAAAACCGGGACCGAACGCCCCCAGACGCCGCCGCCCTCTCTGCCCCTGACACCGCCGCCGTCGGCCTCGATCGACGGATCGCCGATACTCCTCGGAACCGCGACGACTAACAACGAAGAGACGGTCGTGGCTGAACAGCCCAGGATTGCGAAGGACTCGGTTGCGAACGCAGCGTCCGGCGGAGATCCTCTTCCGGCTCATCTGCAGGAGGAAACGATCGAGCAAATAATAGACGGAATACCGGATGAGGTTGTCCGGGTTGCGCAGATCATGAATAAGAGCAGCGGTGTGAAGCCAATTGCCGCAGCGTCGCCGATCGAGGATCAGAAGAAGTGCTCCGGAGTTCAAGTTATTACCGTCGAGGATGAAGTTCAAGAGGTGCAGGAGTCGAAACAGCATAAGAAGAAGGACGTGCAGGAGACTGCGAAGAAGAAAAGCATCTTCAAGGTCGAGGATCGTGACCAGCGCGAGGGGGTCGAGTCAGCAACGAGCGTGGTTGGAGTGTGCGAGAAACCCGAGGAGAAACCGAAGGACGAAGAAGTGCTGCGAAGACTCGGACTGGTGGCGATAAGCGAAGCGAGCAAGACGCTTCAGGACAAGATCCGCAACTCTCAAagcagcggcggcggcggcggcgccGGCGGAGGGATAGACTATCATCGTGAGTCCTTGGAGAGACAGCTACGGGAGAGCAAAGCGAACCGGGTGCGAAGCCTGCTCGCTGAGAAGCAAATGCGCGATGCGCTGAAGAGCATAATGTCGAAGTCGAAGCCGGGGGGCCTGCAGGCGGGCTCGAGCAACGGACCCAAGAAGGGGCCGCCGCCCCTGGCGCCGCTGACCCTGAAGCAGGGCTTCTCGGTGCCGCCGAAAAGCGCGCACCCGGTACAGACGAAGGTGAACCCTCACCACGTCGGGCTGATCTCATCGTCAGCTAGGAGCCGCGGCGCCGGTTCCAAGATCGAAAAGCCCCTTGATCTGAGCAGCGGGGCGAACAACGCTCTGGATCTTTCGCCGACCCCGAGCTGCAGCAACCCGGTCATAACGAGCACGACCTACTCGACCTCGCCTGCAGCTCCGCCGACGGCGAGCAAGCCGACGCCGACGACGACGGCCCGCGGAGTCGTTGGCGCCGACAAGTCGCCGGAGCGGGACGTCAAGAAGAATCAGGATCTGAATTTGCGGACGCTTTCCGACGCCGCGGTATCTCTCCTGAGGACCAGCCCTACTCAGGCCAGCGCCGCTCCCTGCAATCCTACCCTCGATCATCAGGTGCAGAGAGTAACCGCCGCGAACAACTCGACGAACGTGCAGAGCAGCGGCAACAAGGTTGCTCTGCGCATACCTCAGCCTCATCAGAGAATATCCGGGTTCGGTAACGGGATGAAAATCAAACCGAACCTAGCTGTCAGGCACATTCCAAATCCTCAAGCCTTTGTCGCCTCGCAGTATAACAGGAATCAGAGGACGTCTACGGGCTTTTTTACCGCTCAACAACAGCCTCCTTAA